In Lysobacterales bacterium, the genomic stretch AGCTGGTCTGGCTGCATCTGCGCCTGCTGGTGGCGCTGGTCTCGATCAATCGCGTGATCGACACCGCCGCACGCGAACGCACGCAACTGGCCGAGCAGGAAAAACAGATCGCTGCGCGCCTCGCAAAGCCGGACATCAGTCCCGAACTCAAGCGCAGCCTCGAGCAGCAGCAGCAAGTCATCGACCAGCGCCAGCAGGCGCACGACGATGCTGCCCAGCGACTGGAACAGGTCGAAGCCGAACTGGTACGCATCGACCACCAAATCGCGCTGATCCGCGAACAAGCCCTGCTCGCATCCGATGACGGCGCGGTCGGCGCATCGCTGAACGCGCTCACCACCTCGTTCAATGAAACCCACCGCTGGCTCAACAGCCAGCGTGATCTGCTCGGCGCGTTCGAATCCGGCACGCCGCAACCGTTGCCGCAGCGCGTCCGCAATGCGGCCAGCAAGCCACCTCCCCTGTCCTCAGGAGCATCGTCATGACCCGTCTTCCCTCCCGCTTCGCGATGCGCGGCAACTCCGCCGGCACGGTGCTCACCCTGCTGCTGATCTTCGCCCTGCTCGGCATGGGCGCCTGGTTGATGCTGCGCGACAAGAAGGCGCCGGATGCCGACAGCGCCGCGTCGACCACGCAGACACAGTCACCCACAAGCGACGGCCCCGCACCCGTGGTCGATGGCGAAGCACCGACGCCGATCGAACCGGTCGATGGCTTGCCCACGCTCGACGCGGCGGCGGCCTATCAGGCGCAGAATGGCATCGTCGAAGTCGACATCAGCGAATACGCCGGCTACGCCGGACTGGTCGTCGCCAATGGTGGCCTGGATCCGAATCCGGATTCGTTCTTCGCGAAGAACTACGGCTTCCAGGTACGCCTCACGCTCAGCGAAGAGGAAAGCTGGTCCAAGCTCAACAACGGCAAGGTTGCGGCGAGCGTGACCACCGCCGACGTGCTGGCTGCACTCGGCCGCCAGTTCGAAGTGACGGTGCCGGCGCAGATTGGGTTCTCGCGCGGCGCCGACATGGTGGTGGTCGACACCGGCATCAGCAGCATCAACCAGCTGAAAGGCAAGGTGCTGTCGGCCTCGCAGTTCAACGAGAGCGAGTTCTTCATCCGCTATCTCGCTTCCGAGGCCAATGTGCCTGTGACCATCCTGCGCGATCTCGATGCGCGCCCGCCGGCCGACCAACTCGGCCTGGTGTTCTACGAAGACAACGACGTCGCCTGCGATGCCTATGAGCACGAACTCGCCACCGGCCATGCCCGTCTGAATGGCTGCATCGGCTGGTCGCCGCGCACCGACGAGGTGATCGAGGCCTCAGCCGGCAAGGCGAAGATGCTGGTCTCGAACCGCAACCTGTTGATCATCGCCGACCTCCTGGTGGTCAACAAAGGCTTCGCCCAAGCCAAGCCCGAATGGGTGCAAGGCCTGGTGCACGGCCTGCTTGAAGGCAATCGCCGCGTACGCGACGAACCCGAGACGCAGATCGCGACCATCGCCAAGGCCTTCAAGTGGACCGATGCCGACACCCGCGATGAACTGAGCAAGGTGCATCTGTCCAACCTGCCGGAGAACCAGGCCTTCTTCGCCGGCACCATCGACGCCGCCGGTTCGTTCAACGGCATCTTCCAGTCGTCGGTGCTGGCCTACGGCAAGCTGATCAAGAACCCGGCCGACCCGGCGCGCTTCCTCGATGGCAAGCCGCTCGACGCGCTGAAGGGCAAGTCCGAGTTCGCGAAGCAGACGATTGCGATCGCGCCGATCAAGACCCGCGATGGCGGTTCGCTCGAAGGCGACGCGCTGCTCAGCAAGGACATCCGCTTCTTCTTCGAACCGAACTCGTCCGCGCTCGATCGCGATGCCGAGGAGAACCTGAAGTACCTCGACTCGATCAAGAACTTCCTGCAGGTGAGCCCGGGCTCGATCGTGGTGCTGCGCGGCCATGTCGACAACGCCCGCGTCGGCGAGTTCGAACGCGAAGGCGGCCAGGCGCTGGTGCGCACGATGGCGATGAAGGCGATGGAGCTCTCGCGCCAACGTGCGCAAGCCGTGCGCGACGCGCTGCTGAAGAAACACCAGGGCCTCGCCGCCGACCGCATCGAAGTCGTCGGCCGCGGCTGGGAAGAACCCGCCGGCCCCGACAGCGACCTCAACCGCCGCGTCGAGGTGCAGTGGTTCACGCTGGAATAAGCACCGCCACAATCTCGCACCGATGATTTTCCACGAAGCGATGTAGGAGCGACCCCGGTCGCGACCGATGACGCGGACGCCCGCGGTCTTCCCGAACACGCCGCATCGCGAACATCGAACGCACCGCGTCAACGGTCGCGGCCGAAGCCGCTCCTACGTCGCTCCGATGTTGTATTGCGGCGCGATCGGGACGGTTCAGCCCAACCACGCGAACTTGGCGACGAACACGGCGGCGATGATCCAGACCGCGAGTGGCACGTCGCGACCGCGACCGGCGAGCAGCTTGATCGACGCGTAGCTGACGAAGCCGAAGGCGATGCCGTGCGCGATGGAGAAGGTGAACGGCATGGCCAGCGCGCACAGCACCGCCGGCGCGGTTTCGGTGAGGTCGCGCCAGTCGATCTCGGCCAGTCCGCGCGTCATCAGGATGGACACGTAGATCAGTGCCGGGGCAGTGGCGTAGGCGGGCACACTGGCGGCGAGCGGGGCCAGGAACAGCGCCAGCAGGAACAGCAGCGCAACCACCACCGCCGTCAGCCCGGTGCGGCCGCCGACCGCGGTGCCGGCGGCGCTCTCGATGTAGGCCGTGGTCGATGAGGTGCCGAGCAGGCTGCCGGCGACGATGGCGCTGGAATCGGCCAGCAGCGCGCGCTTCAGTCGCGGCAGTTTGCCGTCGGCAGCAAGCAGCCCGGCGCGATGACTGACGCCGATCAGGGTGCCGGTGGCGTCGAACAGTTCGACCAGGAAGAAACTCATCACCACGCTCACCAGTCCGACATCGAGCGCCGCACGGATATCGAGCTGCAGGAAGGTCGGAGCGAGCGATGGCGGCGGCGCAAACACGCCGGCGAAGGCGGAGTGGCCAAGCGCGATCGAGGCTGCGGTCACTGCCAGGATGCCAAGAATGACGCCGCCGACGACGCGCCGCGCTTCGAGCGCGACGATCAGCGCCAACCCGGCCAGCGCCAGCAGCGGCGCCGGCGCGTGCAGATTACCAAGGCGCAGGTAGGTGGCCGCATCGGCGACCACGATGCCGGCGTTCTTCAGCCCGATCAGGGCCAGGAACAGGCCGATGCCGGCCGAGATCGCGAGCTTGAGCGAGCGCGGGATGGCATCGACGATCCACTCGCGCAATTTGAACAGACTGACCAGCACGAACAGGCAACCGGACAGGAACACCGCACCAAGCGCGGCCTGCCACGCATAGCCGAGCGTGCCGCAGACGACGAAGGCGAAGTACGCATTCAGGCCCATGCCGGGCGCGAGCGCGATCGGATAGTTCGCATACAGCCCCATCACCGCCGAGCCGATTGCGGCCGCGAGACAGGTCGCCACGAACACCGACTCCTTCGGCATGCCGGCCGCCGACAGGATGTCCGGGTTCACGAACAGGATGTAGGCCATGGTCAGGAAGGTGGTGAAGCCGGCCAGCAACTCGGTGCGCGGCGTACTGCCATGGGCCTTGAGGTCGAACAGGGACTCGAACATGGACGCGGCGATGCCTTCGGTGGACCAGGGGCGAAGCTTAGGGCTTCGCGAGTCGCGGATGTTCGCGACGCCAGCGCGCGACTTCGTCTTCGCGCACGAACTCGCGCCCCGGGTCACGGCCGAGCGCGGCTTCGGTGGCGGTCAACGCGCTGCGCAAGGTTTCGACGTCGGCGTTCATGGCGGCGAGCGCCAGGGCTTCGATCCAGGCACTGGCAGCCAGACCACGCACGTCCGGCGCTGCAGCAGCGATTTCCGCGCGCACCGCGCGCACCTCGGCCAGTGCCTGCTCGGCCTCGCCGCGGGCCAGGGCGAGGTGCGCCAGCAGCAGCCGCCGCGCTCGCCGCGCGCCGGCATCGACCTGCGTCGGTGATGCCGCCAGCTCCGCCTGCGCCTCGGCGTTGCGACCCAGGCGCCACAGGCACTTCGCGACATTGGCGGCCGACTGCGCCAGGTCCGCATCATCCGCCGGCAATGACGCGCGCCGCTGCAGCTGGACGTCACGGTGCATCTGCAATGCCGCCGTGTAGTCGCCGCGCGTGTACAGCACGTTCGCCCAGTTGTTCAGCGCCAGCAGTGTGTGCGGGTGGTCGGGTCCGCGCGTCGCCAGGAACACCTGG encodes the following:
- a CDS encoding NCS2 family permease; amino-acid sequence: MFESLFDLKAHGSTPRTELLAGFTTFLTMAYILFVNPDILSAAGMPKESVFVATCLAAAIGSAVMGLYANYPIALAPGMGLNAYFAFVVCGTLGYAWQAALGAVFLSGCLFVLVSLFKLREWIVDAIPRSLKLAISAGIGLFLALIGLKNAGIVVADAATYLRLGNLHAPAPLLALAGLALIVALEARRVVGGVILGILAVTAASIALGHSAFAGVFAPPPSLAPTFLQLDIRAALDVGLVSVVMSFFLVELFDATGTLIGVSHRAGLLAADGKLPRLKRALLADSSAIVAGSLLGTSSTTAYIESAAGTAVGGRTGLTAVVVALLFLLALFLAPLAASVPAYATAPALIYVSILMTRGLAEIDWRDLTETAPAVLCALAMPFTFSIAHGIAFGFVSYASIKLLAGRGRDVPLAVWIIAAVFVAKFAWLG
- a CDS encoding OmpA family protein — protein: MTRLPSRFAMRGNSAGTVLTLLLIFALLGMGAWLMLRDKKAPDADSAASTTQTQSPTSDGPAPVVDGEAPTPIEPVDGLPTLDAAAAYQAQNGIVEVDISEYAGYAGLVVANGGLDPNPDSFFAKNYGFQVRLTLSEEESWSKLNNGKVAASVTTADVLAALGRQFEVTVPAQIGFSRGADMVVVDTGISSINQLKGKVLSASQFNESEFFIRYLASEANVPVTILRDLDARPPADQLGLVFYEDNDVACDAYEHELATGHARLNGCIGWSPRTDEVIEASAGKAKMLVSNRNLLIIADLLVVNKGFAQAKPEWVQGLVHGLLEGNRRVRDEPETQIATIAKAFKWTDADTRDELSKVHLSNLPENQAFFAGTIDAAGSFNGIFQSSVLAYGKLIKNPADPARFLDGKPLDALKGKSEFAKQTIAIAPIKTRDGGSLEGDALLSKDIRFFFEPNSSALDRDAEENLKYLDSIKNFLQVSPGSIVVLRGHVDNARVGEFEREGGQALVRTMAMKAMELSRQRAQAVRDALLKKHQGLAADRIEVVGRGWEEPAGPDSDLNRRVEVQWFTLE